The sequence below is a genomic window from Lolium perenne isolate Kyuss_39 chromosome 7, Kyuss_2.0, whole genome shotgun sequence.
AACTTTGTAAACTTCCCCTTGTAAGCTATGATAAAAAAAAATCCCCTCAAAAAGTAAAaaataagagaagaaaaagaCGGTGCGACTTGGGTCGCCCTAGCGATTCTTCATCGCTTTTTCCTCACTCCCTCCTGATGGCATCATCCTTCTCTACGGCGTCGTCCTTTGGCGGCCGCCTTTGGAACACCGCCGTCCAACAAACTTTCTCACGAGAATCATCTTTCTAGGTGTAGCATAGGGCTGGCCAATTTCCAAAGGAACCAGTCCTgcacaaaattgaaaaaaatccccACGAATCAAGATTTAGTCAATGAAATTTGTTTAATTTCCTTCATAATATGTGGTCTCCCACATCCTGTGAGGCTGTGCAGCATGATCTCTTGAACAGATCTCTTTCGTTGCTCCGAGAAAATAATAGGGGGAGCTCCCCCTGATACGACGAGCACGGCGCAACCGTGTGGGAGACGAGCCCCCAGCCGGCTAACCGCAGACGACGAGAAACGGCCTAATTTTGGGCGAGCTTCGAGCTGGAAACGGAACTCTTGTTGCTCCATTTCGAAGCCGACGCGCGTAGCAATGTAGCATTGAGCAGAAGGCGCCACGTCTGAACTCTCATATCCCCCCTCCGCCTTGCTGCATCTCCTCTGCTCACCGCTGGTCGCCCCCTCCTACCTCGATCGTCCCATCGTCGCTGCCGTGTGTCCGGCCTCAAGCCATCGCCCGGACCTGCGGCCGGCGGAGCCACGAGGCCTCCACGTCGACGGCCACAGTGCCTCTACAAGAGGATCCCGGTGAATCCGAAGCCAGCCGGTTGCCATTGCCGCATAAGAACCGAAGCGGCGGAGGTGCTAACGGTGCCGCCTCCCTCCCGTTTCTCAGGTTCCCTTTATCAAATCCACCACTTCTCCTGCATTGCGATTCCGGCCTCTATCACTTCCCTGGACCGTCCGTTCAGGCAAGAAAACCCTCTCCTGCATTAATTGAGTATACATTTTGTACCCCCTATACTTATCTAATAACTCGTTGCCCGTAAGGAAGGATTGGTACCCCACCTATGTAATTCAACCATAAAAAAATAATCAACAATCCATGGTTTTTTCCATCTCGGTTGAACCCATCCTATAGTCCAACGTGAAATGCAGGTGCATCCATCCTATAGTCTAACACTGGatttggatgtatctacacacacTTTACtgtatagatacatctgaatttagaCAAACCTAtgacatccttttatggatggAGGAGTACTTTAATTGATTAGCCTCAAGTCTCAATTAATATTGCAATGTCCGCAAGTTCATTATCCTCCAAAAAGTATTAACTGAGGATTCAACTGAACCTTGTGCGCCGCTCTCAGTTcaaaccttgtggagctctcttgcCTGTACTTAAGTTATTATGCCCAATAATTTAACTTTTGTTCTGACAGTGATCGGTAATCTTGTGGAGTATGAATGTAGCACCTTCATAAACCACCTGACTAACCAAACCTTTGTTCTGCTATGATTTAGTTGCATCATATGTAGCTTACCATTGGTGTCTACACTGAAATCAGTTACCTAGTATTTTATAATTTCGTATACTTTAATTTGATTGTTTTTGTATGGTTCATGTTATATGCAGACTCATGTTTGCTCCATTTTTTAGTCCATATGTCGGTACTTCAGCTTACAGTAATTGACTACCATTCTGAAAAAATAATGGCAGGGTACCTTCACTGAAATGGATAAGAAGAAAGAGGTGGATGACGTCGAACCTGgaccatctccatctcgttgtgtGGACAGATTTGGTTTTATAAAGGCGGAACAAAGTAACTCTCCTGATGGAATTGTGAGAAGCAGATCCATACATGAACATGAAAGGTATGGCATGTCATACAGGACATGAGTCTCCTGTTATACCTAGTCCCTCTATGATTTGAGTATCTTATAAGTTTACGGTATAAACATCTCATTTTCTCGCACCTAATACATCATAGGTTTCTATACCTATGAGTATCTTTCACTTAATACAATGATTCGCAGATCTCCTGcgagttctcgaaaaaaaatcaTAGGTTTCTATACTTATGCATGGGCCTTGGCTATTCACAAACTGCTTGAGAATGGTTCTCATATATTTGTCTGCTTGCATGATAAAGCATACTTTTCATTTACATATTGTCTATGTTACTGGTACCTTAGTGCCATTTTTGTGACGTACCAGACTAGTTTATTTATGAAAATTCAGTTGCTTCGtgttccttttcttttctctcaAAAATCTTCTGACAGGGCCTGTTTTGGCCTTTTGGGAGATCATTGTAGGGAGGAAAGAAGGATTAGAAAATGGAGGAAGATGATAGGAGTTGGTGGTAGTGATTGGAGGCACTATGTTACAAGGAAACCTCATGTGGTTAAAAGAAGAATAAGGAAAGGAATTCCAGATTGTCTTAGAGGACTTGTTTGGCAATTGATTTCAGGCAGCAGGGACCTCTTGCTAATGAACCCTGGAGTTTATGAGGTACTCATGATCATTCTGTTTGTTTAAATTGTTTGGCATTTATTTGGCCTAGCTGCAAATATTCATATTGACTAGTGATACAAAAACATTAGATTTTAAATGCATTGATGGTCCGAAAGGAAACATCACAGAATCTCTCTAGTATAGCTTATATACTTTCTATAAATATTTCTGTGTTGTGGAGAAAATAAGATTGCTAAACTGTGCAGACTAATTATAATGAAGTTATCCACCTTGGATCATACTTAAGGGCTTAAGGCTCAACTTCCTGTGCATGTGCCTATGTTATACCTATTTCATATTTAagtgttttttttaaaaaaaattcaggGATTGCAAATTTAGAAGAACTAATTGACCTTGCTTTAACTACAGGCTCCCCGTTGTAACTTGTTTGTCTGGTGTCTTAATAATTGTTTCTTAATGACAAGAATATGTAAATAGGTGCTTTCATCAGTTCGCTTATCTTATTTGCATTCTTATGTTTTGTTTTAACAGACCTTGGTCATATACGAGACATCTTCATCAGAATTGGAAATAATCCGCGACATATCACGTACATTTCCATCTCACATTTTCTTCCAACAGAGACATGGCCCCGGTCAAAGATCGTTGTATAATGTTTTGAAAGCATACTCTGTTTATGATAGGGATGTTGGATATGTGCAGGTTTGTGCCACTGTTCAGTCTGCCAACATATTATATGTGAATAACATACATATTCTCTAGATTAGTATGTTGTTTCTTTACACAATCTGATGCAGGGAATGGGATTTATTGCCGGTCTGCTTCTTCTTTATATGAGTGAGGAGGACGCATTTTGGTTAATAGTCGCTTTGCTGAAGGGAGCTGTCCATGCACCAATGGAAGGCTTGTATCAGGTAAATGGGATTTTCTCCTCCGAGTGCTCAAAATGGCCTTGAAAATCTAAACTTCAGAGTGATGAATGAGGTGGAGATTCCTCTTTCAGATAGTAGTATTTATTTAGGCTAGTAATTGCAATAACCTTGCTTAATAATGCTCGCATTCATCTTTATGATCATGGTCTTGTATACTGTATGCTCTTATTTTTCTGTATTTACTTGGTCTATTATATCAATTTTGCTTTTATTCTCCTGGCTACATGTTTTGCCACTTGTTCAGCAATTCATGTATTCAGTTTGAGCAATTAGTGATGCAGCACATGCAAAAGTTAGGAACCATTTTCTTATAAAATGATGCACATCCTAGAATAGAATCTGAACTTTTGTTTGATAAATACTATTTGCACTCTTGCAACAGGCTGGTTTGCCGCTCGTGCAGCAATACTTATGTCAATTCGAGAATTTAGTTATAGAGCACATGCCAAAGTTGGGACAAAACTTTCAAGATGAAATGATAAACCCAAGCATGTACGCGAGTCAATGGTTTATCACGGTTTTTTCGTATTCTTTCCCATTTCATCTAACTCTCAGAGTTTGGGATGTCTTCCTTTATGAGGTATACAATCTTGCCCATCCATATATTTCTTTTCTGTCCAGTTTTTATTTATGGCGTTTTAGTTGTAGATGTTTTAAAGCATGCTTGCTTCAAATACATGACGATTACAACTTTACAAGTTATACGTTAATATTACTCCTTTCGATACTGCTGTTGTAAAGTAAATTTGACTTACGAATAGTCTGCAAAGGTATATGATTGATGATCACCCCTTGGCTCCTCATGGGCCTATGTAACCACTATTTGGTCTTGTCGCATCTAGTGTAACACACAATAGCTAGTGTCACACCTTGTTGGAGTTGTTTTTACCTTTCGCTCCTTCGAATCACTAAGCACTCTCCGAAAGTTACTTTCCTGATGGAGGGCAGTGCCAATATAGGAACCAAGTTGAATCATTTCCACACAGCTCCTTGTCACCTTAATTGTGAACTTCCTTTGAGACAAACACTCCGGAGAACATTTCATGTAATTTTGATAGAGTATTGATAGTTTTGACATACTCAAATGTACTTAACACATAGTTGAACGTTACAAACTCCTACTCTCAAATAATTTTGATACACTATCGTGTTTGCAATTTTATCACTCTTCTCATGTCAAATCAAAAAGTTGATATAGTGTTCATGGTTCACTCAGTATGGTTTTATTTTTGTAAAACACATTTATCTCATTTATCTGCAAACCTACCAATCTTCCAGTTCCATGTAAGATAAAGTACTGATTGTATCTGTTTTTCTTGCTGTTCGCTAACAGGGTATTAAAGTAGTGTTCCAAGTTGGACTGGCTCTATTTCGATTCTGCCATGATGACTTGGTgagtttcttggtgttttttTTGGCTGCTTTATCTTGAAAGTATATTTTGAATAATTGGtgaacttacttttctatcaggtAAAATTGCCTTTCGAGAAACCTTTATATTCCTTGCGAAATTTTCCGGAGGAGGCAACGGACCCAGATACATTATTGCCACTTGCCTTTTCATTTAAGGTAATGAACTTTTCTATGAAGAGCGCTGTGAGAACATATGCCCTTGTTTTTGTAGTTATTTATGTTGATGTTTTTGTTTACTAGCCTTTTTTGGGGACAGATAAtgtttgaagattgcttcatcttaTATGCATCATTACCTTATATTCTTTTGAAGTGTAAATTCCCCATGTGTCAAGTGACTTTGTCTAGCTGGTTCAAGCAGATCATCAAACTCATTAAGACTCTAACTGCATGAAACTTAATATGGCTTTAGAGTAGAGGTCTTGTGTTCAAGTCTCAGTTTTAGTAATTTAGACACTGAATGATGATCCATCTTTTCTAAATGACAGTAAACTGCAATGCGGGTCGTCTGGCTGTTCAAGTAGGTCACCATCGTTGACAGAAAAAGAGCATGCCATTTTTTTAATCTCAATTGCATGAAGTACACGAGCACACCCATTATCAGCCTGTTTACATCGACACATGTTTGTTGAAGATAAGACAACACCAAACTTCGTGCTTTTTTTCATTTAGATGGAAGAAAATGTTGTATCTTGATGATTGGAAAAGGTTTTGCAGTACCATATAGAGATACTGACAACGAGGTACACTTATTTGCAGGTGTCCAGCCGTCTGGTGGAGCTTGAGAAAGAGTGCCGGAAAAGATTGGAAGGACCCAGTGGAAGATCAAGTAGTAAGCGTCTGCAGCCTCTCAAATCAAAAGTAATGATGAGGGCTTGGAGCCACCTCTCGTCTAACTCTAATGTTGGTAAAAAATAACAAACAAACCTTGTGCTgtaaagtgtgccatcttgttgCATGTACATTGTATATGACCATTATTCGTTCATGCATGCTTGCCAGACACACAAAAGGTATAGCTACATTGTGAACCAATAGTTCTAGCCGGGTGCTGGAAACCTGTAAATCCATGTCATTCAATAGGAGGGAAATATTTTAAGGCAAGCATTGTTTGATTGCCCATGCATTTGTGGACCCATGATCTGATGATCGGTTGCTGCAAAAATCTAGCCACTGCTGTAAAAACGCGGAACGCAAATTTTTATGTGTATGCATCATCtaaaagaaaatgcaaagtttgaCTGCCTATGCTTGATTGGACCCCCAATCATTGCTTTAAAAATTGGTTATTGTTGCAAAGAAAATCTCAACGTAACATTTTTTATGTGCATGTAGCATTTTAGAAATGCAACTTCATTTTTGCAACTTTTTTCTTTGAATTTGTACATACTTCCAAAGTTTAGCAAAAGTTGCTATAATATTTTGAATACTCCAAACTGTTGTAACGTTTTAAACATACCAATTTAGAAATAATCAACCGGTTATGTACAAAATCCCATGGTTTGCAGCAAATGTGTTGGTAGGGAGTACACCTGGGCAAagttcgggccgggccgggtttcGGGCCGGGCTTAAAAAAAGCCCGCGGGTAAAAAGTTAGGCtcgagcccggcccggcccgaccgtcGGGCCTGTAATTCAAGCCCGAACCCGGCCCGAACGAGCaaaaagcccggcccggcccgagaagCCTGGCCCGACTAGGCTAAAATGCACGAAAATGAAGGCCCGAGCCCAGCCCGGCCCGACGTTCGGGCTCAGATTtcaggcccgagcccggcccgaagtgcaagcccgacccggcccggctcgggattttcgggccgggccgtccgggccgggctgcccatgcccagatGTAGTAGGGAGTGTAATTGTTTGTAGCAAAACATATCAACCCACCTAATATATGTGTCTAGCGCATCCCACATTACAAATGTACCTTTGTGGTACATGAAATTCTTAGTAGGATAAGCCTAGAAATCTTTGCAACATTTTACACGTGGATACACAACAAAAGAGAAGAGAGCTTCCAACAAATTGCCACACCGTTCGCAACATCATAAATTATCTGAAAAACACTAACCTCTACCTTGCAACTTTGAGGCAATTGGGGCATGAAGGTGCCTCGCTCTTCACTGGTTCAGGCTTTCCCACCACAGATGCAACTTATCGGAGCCCCATTGGAGATAGATCAGGTGCCCTTCGCTCCATTCCCCTCCTTCTCGCCATTTATTAAGGCTTCGTGGTGTGGCCCCAAGCTCCACCTATAGGAATCCATGGAGGAGATCTAAATAGGAATCCACTGAGGAGTGAAAGGTGCTCATGTGGTGCAGCATGCCGTGAGCCCCGAGCTAGGGCGGTGCAAGGTGAATGTCGTCGCCTTGAGCCATGGCAACACATGGTGCAAATCGTCGGGGTGGGGGGCTGAGCCGATCGACACGTGAGGGGATTTTTGGGACGGGAGGAGGGTTGCCCTGTAGGTGGAGCATGAGGAAGGGGAGGGGTGGTGACGCTTGTCGAAGCAGGATGAAGGTGGGTGAGGGGATGTGCCGGTTGAGCGGGAACAAGGGAGGTGTGCGGGGTGTGTTCTCGCTGGGGATGACGACTGAtacatctcaaatgtatctacttttccaAGCATTTTCTCAAAGATTTGCTCCGAAATCTCAACATATTTGGATAAAAACTGCTGAATCTGATGCTGCTTTTAGCAAAGTCTCGTTTTTGTCAAGTTTTCGCAGGAaataaaatcaaggaaaaataccAGGGGAGTTTTTCATGAAAAGAGAGGGCCTGGAGCTTTGGATCACAAGAGGGGAGCCATGAGGGCCAAACGGAgccaggtggcgcgcccaccttCTTTGGGCGCGCCACTAGGGCCCGTTTGGTCCTCGGTCGCCTTCTCACCTCCCCCCTTCGCGTGGTGCCTTATATAACCTAAAAACTTACCCTGCTAGAAGGAGGCAACATTTCGCGAAACAGAGCGCCGCCGAGATCACGATTTTCATTTCGGGGGCCAGATCTACCTCGGAGAGATGGATTTCGagggcttcttcatcatcaccgccaccgACATCATCGCCAACCACCATGGACTCACTCTTTATcaccatgagtgagtagttctctaTAGGCTTAAGAGGTGGATGGgttttggatgagattgatcatgtaatcaaCCATATGCATGTATCGAGATTTGAGGTGTTTGTCTTGAAGATATCCGTGTATGAGTGTTGGTACACCTttgctatgtttaatgcttgttactAGGGTCTGAGTGACATGATTTCAGTACTGAATCTATATTGCTTTATGATATATATGAGGTTGGTATCTATTTGCAAGGTGTATTACTTGTTATTATATTGACCCTGTGAATCCCTAAGGTGACAGATATGTAAAAACAAGGGGAATATGTGATAGTTCGAGGATTATGTGTGTTCATGAATCTTAATGCTTTGTTCCGATCTAATCGAAAGGGTAGACCTTAATTGCTTGTAGTTCCAAGTTGGCCCCGGTAAAATGGGCAAGCAGaataaaagatgttatgcaaatttTCTTAGTTAGTACGCATGGCTATATTTTGATCACACACCTACATACAACTGAATTAGAGATGAATGCTATGTTAGTTGGATTACATTATATGATCAATATCATCCATACATTACcccattgctacctcatgccaatgCTTTTAGCCACTGAAAGTTACATACTACTACTTCCGATGAAAACTGAAAATCTGCTCCTTTTATTTATTGTCTGCTTTTACTGCTTTGAATCAACTGCTATAAAATCACCACTTACTTCAtgagtttattgatatacaagtgtggttgagagtgacgtctcaattgctaaagtcttattggtattcttgtgttctccttgagtcgaactataaatttgggtaatacttctcatcgaagatttcagcgatcccctatacttgtgggcatcAACGAATCAGTGTTTGTTGGGGACTACGAGACATTTGGGTGTGGTTCGTGTGAGAGCAACGCTCGTCCATCAACAAGTCAAAGATAAGAGTTTTCCATATTTAAAGGAGATTGACAATAGTTCATGCTACCCAACTGAGGAATGTTATTGGATCAGTTCAAAGTTCAAACAAGAGGTGATGCCTAACAATTTTGGGTCAAGTGTATGAGGGAAGACACTAGGAGCAGTAATGCACATGAGATGCCAAAATGTGGGAGTATGGATGAGATGGgaaatgtgtgtgtgtgtgtgtgtgtgtgtgtgtgtgtgtgtgtgtgtgcgtgtgtgtgtgtgtgcgcgtgtgtgtgtgtgtgtgtgtgcgtgtgtgcgtgtgtgcgtgtgcgtgcgtgcgtgtgcgtgcgtgcgtgtgtgcgtgtgtgcgtgtgtgcgtgtgttgtgcgtgtgtgcgtgtgtgtgtgtgtgtgtgtgtgtgcgtgtgtgcgtgtgcgtgtgtgcgtgtgtgcgtgtgtgcgtgtgtgtgtgtgtgtgtgtgtgtgtgtgtgttgttttTCGGTTTTTGCTATCTAGTGAGTTTGTAAGGCAACAGGAGCCTAAACCATTTCAATGAAATGAAGGTGTTGGATACACAACGCCCCGATTAGAGAACATATCATAACACCCCTTACGGATGAAATACCATTGCAACAAAGAAAGAAACTTGGAAGCGAGCTATGTCCTAGAAAACACCACCAAACCTAATTAAAGAGAGTGGATAGGTTTGTAAGATCGGTGAAAAAAATCGCGATGCCGAGAAAACATAGGGAAACAGGATTGACTTCTCAGCAAACACTCTACACCTTGAAGCACTAGGAGGGAGTCACAAGCGATGCAACACCGAGCGCCACACCAATGCTGCATAAGGGCAATGTTCGAACAAGACGACCACCATATCTCCTCTTGGCCTCGAACTCAACAACCATCACCATATGACAAAACCTAAGCACAATGCAAAGTGACATCAACCTCATACAAACCATCAACAACCTCGATCAAGCGAGACCGCGCCCTGTCGACATGAGAATTCTTGAATAGAACTTGGCACCGGATCATAGAGCAAAACATGAATATCGGAGCTCAACGGGAGGAGGAGAAGCGGGGGTGGCCTAAAGGATAGGATTAGCATCACCTCTTGAGGTACACAAGAGGGTTGGGGAGTGTTGATATTAAACCGAGTGAATGAGATATCATCCACCTTGAATTTTTGTGTGTAAGCCTTGGTTCTCAACTAGATTTTATCTTCTAATTTATTGTTTCTTAGCTTCATTATTTTCTTTGTTATTGCAATGTTATGGCCTATTTTACTAGCATTTTTTTAATAACAGTAGGAAAACTACTATATTCATTGATCAATCAAGGGGTTTGTATTAGATTATGTGAAGAGAGGGGATTTTGTATATGCAAGAGTGAGTGTTTGAGTTTTTGGTTAAACTACAAGTGCATCTTCAAAAAATCTACTACAATGTGCAATATGTTATAACATGGATATGGATACCTACAAATCAAGCAAAAGAAATACTCAAATTATACTATGTTTACGTAAACTATTTGGGTCCAAATTTCTAACATGGTTCACATCCACAATGTTCAACCTCGTATTTGCATTTTATATTCCCATTTGTAAAACCTTACATCGACAATAATATAAAACAATCTTTGCATCTTATGTTTTTCATGTATCACATCTAGCTAATTACAATTATAAAAAAATACTTCAGTTTCGAAGTTTGAGTTTAACTATATTGAAAATTTAACTTCAAAAGCTGGAGAGAGAAGAAATATTTAAAAATCGAGAAAATACTCGAAAGATATTTGTGGGCTCTTGCTGATTGGATATTTTATTCCAACCGTCGGATGGAGAAGTAACAGTCCTCATTCTCCAACCACTCCACCAACcaaaatcatcatcgtcatcctcctcccCAAGCTCCTCGCCGTCGCCCTCGCTCGTCAACTCGTCGACCGCCATCAAAAAAACTCGTCGACCTCTTTCCCCGACCCGCCGCCGTCGAACAA
It includes:
- the LOC127318624 gene encoding uncharacterized protein; the protein is MDKKKEVDDVEPGPSPSRCVDRFGFIKAEQSNSPDGIVRSRSIHEHEREERRIRKWRKMIGVGGSDWRHYVTRKPHVVKRRIRKGIPDCLRGLVWQLISGSRDLLLMNPGVYETLVIYETSSSELEIIRDISRTFPSHIFFQQRHGPGQRSLYNVLKAYSVYDRDVGYVQGMGFIAGLLLLYMSEEDAFWLIVALLKGAVHAPMEGLYQAGLPLVQQYLCQFENLVIEHMPKLGQNFQDEMINPSMYASQWFITVFSYSFPFHLTLRVWDVFLYEGIKVVFQVGLALFRFCHDDLVKLPFEKPLYSLRNFPEEATDPDTLLPLAFSFKVSSRLVELEKECRKRLEGPSGRSSSKRLQPLKSKVMMRAWSHLSSNSNVGKK